CCGCTAAACTGGACATTGACACCCTACGCTCGGCGGTGGGCGCGGACTCGCTTCATTACCTGAGCATCGGAGATCTTGTCTCGGCGATCGGCCTTCCGCCATCGGATATCTGCACCGCCTGCTTCAGTGGGGATTACCTTGATGGAGGAGAGGATAATGGAGTGGACCTATGAGAAAGCCGGCGTCAGCCTGGAAAGAAGTGACGCTTGGATAGACCTTGTCAAGAATATCGCTTCGGGCGCTTCTTCATCCCAGGTTATCTCCGGCATCGGTGGGTTCTCGGGGCTTTACAGGATCGGCGGGGGGAAAGCGCTTGCGGCCTGCACCGACGGGGTGGGGACAAAACTGGACGTGGCCCGCCTGACGGGGCTATACCGGGGCTTGGGACAGGACCTGGTGGCCATGAATGTCAACGACCTCGTCACCTGTGGGGCAAAACCCCTATTTTTCCTGGACTACCTCGCCTGTGGATACCTTGATGTCGACATCTTCGGATCAGTAATGGAGGGCATCGCTGAAGCCTGTTCGTCCTGCGGATGCGCCCTGCTCGGCGGAGAGACGGCTGAAATGCCGGGCATTTATGCCCCGGGCATGTTCGACCTAGCTGGATTTGCCGTGGGCCTGGTCGAGGAAAAAAGCATTATCGACGGAAAGGGCATATCAAAAGGGGACGCCCTCCTCGGACTGGCAAGCTCCGGCGTGCACAGC
This portion of the Thermovirga sp. genome encodes:
- a CDS encoding amidophosphoribosyltransferase (Catalyzes first step of the de novo purine nucleotide biosynthetic pathway) is translated as AKLDIDTLRSAVGADSLHYLSIGDLVSAIGLPPSDICTACFSGDYLDGGEDNGVDL
- a CDS encoding phosphoribosylformylglycinamidine cyclo-ligase, yielding MEWTYEKAGVSLERSDAWIDLVKNIASGASSSQVISGIGGFSGLYRIGGGKALAACTDGVGTKLDVARLTGLYRGLGQDLVAMNVNDLVTCGAKPLFFLDYLACGYLDVDIFGSVMEGIAEACSSCGCALLGGETAEMPGIYAPGMFDLAGFAVGLVEEKSIIDGKGISKGDALLGLASSGVHSNGFSLVRKCLLDGPEPMEMHQFVPGFEKPLSEVLMEPTRLYVNQALEATASGAVRGMAHITGGGLEENIARMLPVSLKPLIDYASWERPPVFDLIRNRGVDEEEMRRVFNLGIGFVLAVKPDDVSRVSSILAGIGEKATVIGEVSS